The following coding sequences are from one Drosophila gunungcola strain Sukarami unplaced genomic scaffold, Dgunungcola_SK_2 000097F, whole genome shotgun sequence window:
- the LOC128265163 gene encoding RILP-like protein homolog isoform X3: protein MPGFHLNEMGEMVLDAIDDIGVVDVYDLASDIGKEYERIMDRFGTDAVSGLMPKIINTLELLEALATKNERENATIQELRDKVAQLESEKLEKAEFRRRFDKELELIEEQWRSETNELVDLVSSLQDENKRLVKQTQDLQSSSAQSSGLGASLTESIISMTNHDLHGALSDTQVLQRLKEQIYKQRDELKNRERELQDKYSELEHLTIQAERLKASERDTRRRHKLMQAQVKTLCEERADFLAQLQDQSRDINQLRKRLGLAEKENEDLVASYDDGQNDPNRPRYTTRELKELISERDQLLTTIDGLTEQLAELKPPRQAKGKRQRHFSSSDESDEENDGHLADNDDVEEEAAAEANELEPPAAGETPPGHDAPVQGPLPYEPDDAPWKKTSESGIRKFFRKLFSDPSDGNNTFPKRSLATLSKMALQATPGSVAASTAAKRQQLYKIKCVPGCH, encoded by the exons ATGCCCGGCTTCCACCTCAATGAGATGGGTGAAATGGTCCTGGACGCCATCGACGACATCGGGGTGGTCGATGTGTACGACCTGGCATCGGACATCGGCAAGGAGTACGAGCGCATCATGGACCGCTTTGGCACGGACGCCGTCAGCGGGCTGATGCCCAAGATCATCAACACGCTGGAGCTGCTGGAGGCGCTGGCCACGAAGAATGAACGCGAGAACGCCACCATCCAGGAGCTGCGCGACAAGGTGGCCCAGCTGGAGAGCGAGAAGCTGGAAAAGGCCGAGTTCCGGCGCCGCTTCGACAAGGAGCTGGAGCTGATCGAGGAGCAGTGGCGCAGCGAGACCAACGAGCTGGTCGACCTCGTCTCCTCGCTGCAGGACGAGAACAAGCGGCTGGTCAAGCAGACGCAGGACCTGCAGTCCTCCTCCGCCCAGAGCTCCGGGCTGGGGGCCAGTCTCACCGAGAGCATCATCAGCATGACCAACCACGATCTGCACGGCGCCCTTTCGGACACCCAGGTGCTGCAGCGGCTCAAGGAGCAGATCTACAAGCAGCGGGACGAGCTTAAGAACCGCGAGCGGGAGCTACAGGACAAGTACAGCGAGCTGGAGCAC CTCACCATCCAGGCGGAGCGTCTGAAGGCCTCCGAGCGGGACACGCGGCGCCGTCACAAGCTGATGCAGGCCCAGGTGAAGACGCTTTGCGAGGAGCGCGCCGActttctggcccagctgcagGACCAGAGCCGGGACATCAATCAGCTGCGCAAGCGCCTGGGACTGGCCGAAAAAGAGAACGAGGATTTGGTGGCCTCCTACGACGATGGCCAGAACGATCCCAATCGGCCGCGGTACACTACGCGCGAGCTCAAGGAGCTGATCAGCGAGCGCGACCAGCTGCTGACCACCATCGACGGCCTCACTGAGCAGCTGGCGGAGCTGAAGCCGCCCAGGCAGGCCAAGGGTAAGCGACAACGCCACTTTTCCAGCTCCGACGAAAGCGACGAGGAGAACGATGGCCATTTGGCGGACAACGACGACGTtgaggaggaggcggcggccGAAGCAAACGAACTGGAGCCACCAGCAGCCGGAGAGAC GCCGCCTGGTCACGATGCGCCCGTGCAGGGACCGCTGCCCTACGAGCCGGACGATGCGCCATGGAAAAAGACTTCCGAGTCGGGAATCCGCAAGTT TTTCCGTAAACTCTTCTCGGACCCCTCGGACGGAAACAACACATTCCCGAAGCGTTCGCTGGCCACGCTCTCCAAAATGGCACTTCAAGCCACGCCCGGTTCCGTGGCCGCCTCCACAGCGGCGAA ACGGCaacaattatacaaaattaaatgcgtaCCAGGGTGTCACTAG
- the LOC128265163 gene encoding RILP-like protein homolog isoform X1 yields MPGFHLNEMGEMVLDAIDDIGVVDVYDLASDIGKEYERIMDRFGTDAVSGLMPKIINTLELLEALATKNERENATIQELRDKVAQLESEKLEKAEFRRRFDKELELIEEQWRSETNELVDLVSSLQDENKRLVKQTQDLQSSSAQSSGLGASLTESIISMTNHDLHGALSDTQVLQRLKEQIYKQRDELKNRERELQDKYSELEHLTIQAERLKASERDTRRRHKLMQAQVKTLCEERADFLAQLQDQSRDINQLRKRLGLAEKENEDLVASYDDGQNDPNRPRYTTRELKELISERDQLLTTIDGLTEQLAELKPPRQAKGKRQRHFSSSDESDEENDGHLADNDDVEEEAAAEANELEPPAAGETPPGHDAPVQGPLPYEPDDAPWKKTSESGIRKFFRKLFSDPSDGNNTFPKRSLATLSKMALQATPGSVAASTAANLGNCLYLTLSLAIHLLRLSCTYIIYTLDCCALLILSCYAILFT; encoded by the exons ATGCCCGGCTTCCACCTCAATGAGATGGGTGAAATGGTCCTGGACGCCATCGACGACATCGGGGTGGTCGATGTGTACGACCTGGCATCGGACATCGGCAAGGAGTACGAGCGCATCATGGACCGCTTTGGCACGGACGCCGTCAGCGGGCTGATGCCCAAGATCATCAACACGCTGGAGCTGCTGGAGGCGCTGGCCACGAAGAATGAACGCGAGAACGCCACCATCCAGGAGCTGCGCGACAAGGTGGCCCAGCTGGAGAGCGAGAAGCTGGAAAAGGCCGAGTTCCGGCGCCGCTTCGACAAGGAGCTGGAGCTGATCGAGGAGCAGTGGCGCAGCGAGACCAACGAGCTGGTCGACCTCGTCTCCTCGCTGCAGGACGAGAACAAGCGGCTGGTCAAGCAGACGCAGGACCTGCAGTCCTCCTCCGCCCAGAGCTCCGGGCTGGGGGCCAGTCTCACCGAGAGCATCATCAGCATGACCAACCACGATCTGCACGGCGCCCTTTCGGACACCCAGGTGCTGCAGCGGCTCAAGGAGCAGATCTACAAGCAGCGGGACGAGCTTAAGAACCGCGAGCGGGAGCTACAGGACAAGTACAGCGAGCTGGAGCAC CTCACCATCCAGGCGGAGCGTCTGAAGGCCTCCGAGCGGGACACGCGGCGCCGTCACAAGCTGATGCAGGCCCAGGTGAAGACGCTTTGCGAGGAGCGCGCCGActttctggcccagctgcagGACCAGAGCCGGGACATCAATCAGCTGCGCAAGCGCCTGGGACTGGCCGAAAAAGAGAACGAGGATTTGGTGGCCTCCTACGACGATGGCCAGAACGATCCCAATCGGCCGCGGTACACTACGCGCGAGCTCAAGGAGCTGATCAGCGAGCGCGACCAGCTGCTGACCACCATCGACGGCCTCACTGAGCAGCTGGCGGAGCTGAAGCCGCCCAGGCAGGCCAAGGGTAAGCGACAACGCCACTTTTCCAGCTCCGACGAAAGCGACGAGGAGAACGATGGCCATTTGGCGGACAACGACGACGTtgaggaggaggcggcggccGAAGCAAACGAACTGGAGCCACCAGCAGCCGGAGAGAC GCCGCCTGGTCACGATGCGCCCGTGCAGGGACCGCTGCCCTACGAGCCGGACGATGCGCCATGGAAAAAGACTTCCGAGTCGGGAATCCGCAAGTT TTTCCGTAAACTCTTCTCGGACCCCTCGGACGGAAACAACACATTCCCGAAGCGTTCGCTGGCCACGCTCTCCAAAATGGCACTTCAAGCCACGCCCGGTTCCGTGGCCGCCTCCACAGCGGCGAA TTTAGGCAACTGCCTCTATCTGACCCTTTCTCTCGCCATTCACCTGCTCCGCCTGAGCTGTACATACATAATTTACACACTTGATTGCTGTGCACTCTTAATTCTAAGTTGTTATGCGATTTTATTTACGTAA
- the LOC128265163 gene encoding RILP-like protein homolog isoform X2, which produces MPGFHLNEMGEMVLDAIDDIGVVDVYDLASDIGKEYERIMDRFGTDAVSGLMPKIINTLELLEALATKNERENATIQELRDKVAQLESEKLEKAEFRRRFDKELELIEEQWRSETNELVDLVSSLQDENKRLVKQTQDLQSSSAQSSGLGASLTESIISMTNHDLHGALSDTQVLQRLKEQIYKQRDELKNRERELQDKYSELEHLTIQAERLKASERDTRRRHKLMQAQVKTLCEERADFLAQLQDQSRDINQLRKRLGLAEKENEDLVASYDDGQNDPNRPRYTTRELKELISERDQLLTTIDGLTEQLAELKPPRQAKGKRQRHFSSSDESDEENDGHLADNDDVEEEAAAEANELEPPAAGETPPGHDAPVQGPLPYEPDDAPWKKTSESGIRKFFRKLFSDPSDGNNTFPKRSLATLSKMALQATPGSVAASTAAKQLPLSDPFSRHSPAPPELYIHNLHT; this is translated from the exons ATGCCCGGCTTCCACCTCAATGAGATGGGTGAAATGGTCCTGGACGCCATCGACGACATCGGGGTGGTCGATGTGTACGACCTGGCATCGGACATCGGCAAGGAGTACGAGCGCATCATGGACCGCTTTGGCACGGACGCCGTCAGCGGGCTGATGCCCAAGATCATCAACACGCTGGAGCTGCTGGAGGCGCTGGCCACGAAGAATGAACGCGAGAACGCCACCATCCAGGAGCTGCGCGACAAGGTGGCCCAGCTGGAGAGCGAGAAGCTGGAAAAGGCCGAGTTCCGGCGCCGCTTCGACAAGGAGCTGGAGCTGATCGAGGAGCAGTGGCGCAGCGAGACCAACGAGCTGGTCGACCTCGTCTCCTCGCTGCAGGACGAGAACAAGCGGCTGGTCAAGCAGACGCAGGACCTGCAGTCCTCCTCCGCCCAGAGCTCCGGGCTGGGGGCCAGTCTCACCGAGAGCATCATCAGCATGACCAACCACGATCTGCACGGCGCCCTTTCGGACACCCAGGTGCTGCAGCGGCTCAAGGAGCAGATCTACAAGCAGCGGGACGAGCTTAAGAACCGCGAGCGGGAGCTACAGGACAAGTACAGCGAGCTGGAGCAC CTCACCATCCAGGCGGAGCGTCTGAAGGCCTCCGAGCGGGACACGCGGCGCCGTCACAAGCTGATGCAGGCCCAGGTGAAGACGCTTTGCGAGGAGCGCGCCGActttctggcccagctgcagGACCAGAGCCGGGACATCAATCAGCTGCGCAAGCGCCTGGGACTGGCCGAAAAAGAGAACGAGGATTTGGTGGCCTCCTACGACGATGGCCAGAACGATCCCAATCGGCCGCGGTACACTACGCGCGAGCTCAAGGAGCTGATCAGCGAGCGCGACCAGCTGCTGACCACCATCGACGGCCTCACTGAGCAGCTGGCGGAGCTGAAGCCGCCCAGGCAGGCCAAGGGTAAGCGACAACGCCACTTTTCCAGCTCCGACGAAAGCGACGAGGAGAACGATGGCCATTTGGCGGACAACGACGACGTtgaggaggaggcggcggccGAAGCAAACGAACTGGAGCCACCAGCAGCCGGAGAGAC GCCGCCTGGTCACGATGCGCCCGTGCAGGGACCGCTGCCCTACGAGCCGGACGATGCGCCATGGAAAAAGACTTCCGAGTCGGGAATCCGCAAGTT TTTCCGTAAACTCTTCTCGGACCCCTCGGACGGAAACAACACATTCCCGAAGCGTTCGCTGGCCACGCTCTCCAAAATGGCACTTCAAGCCACGCCCGGTTCCGTGGCCGCCTCCACAGCGGCGAA GCAACTGCCTCTATCTGACCCTTTCTCTCGCCATTCACCTGCTCCGCCTGAGCTGTACATACATAATTTACACACTTGA
- the LOC128265163 gene encoding RILP-like protein homolog isoform X4 — protein sequence MPGFHLNEMGEMVLDAIDDIGVVDVYDLASDIGKEYERIMDRFGTDAVSGLMPKIINTLELLEALATKNERENATIQELRDKVAQLESEKLEKAEFRRRFDKELELIEEQWRSETNELVDLVSSLQDENKRLVKQTQDLQSSSAQSSGLGASLTESIISMTNHDLHGALSDTQVLQRLKEQIYKQRDELKNRERELQDKYSELEHLTIQAERLKASERDTRRRHKLMQAQVKTLCEERADFLAQLQDQSRDINQLRKRLGLAEKENEDLVASYDDGQNDPNRPRYTTRELKELISERDQLLTTIDGLTEQLAELKPPRQAKGKRQRHFSSSDESDEENDGHLADNDDVEEEAAAEANELEPPAAGETPPGHDAPVQGPLPYEPDDAPWKKTSESGIRKFFRKLFSDPSDGNNTFPKRSLATLSKMALQATPGSVAASTAAKVSLGANRERPEHA from the exons ATGCCCGGCTTCCACCTCAATGAGATGGGTGAAATGGTCCTGGACGCCATCGACGACATCGGGGTGGTCGATGTGTACGACCTGGCATCGGACATCGGCAAGGAGTACGAGCGCATCATGGACCGCTTTGGCACGGACGCCGTCAGCGGGCTGATGCCCAAGATCATCAACACGCTGGAGCTGCTGGAGGCGCTGGCCACGAAGAATGAACGCGAGAACGCCACCATCCAGGAGCTGCGCGACAAGGTGGCCCAGCTGGAGAGCGAGAAGCTGGAAAAGGCCGAGTTCCGGCGCCGCTTCGACAAGGAGCTGGAGCTGATCGAGGAGCAGTGGCGCAGCGAGACCAACGAGCTGGTCGACCTCGTCTCCTCGCTGCAGGACGAGAACAAGCGGCTGGTCAAGCAGACGCAGGACCTGCAGTCCTCCTCCGCCCAGAGCTCCGGGCTGGGGGCCAGTCTCACCGAGAGCATCATCAGCATGACCAACCACGATCTGCACGGCGCCCTTTCGGACACCCAGGTGCTGCAGCGGCTCAAGGAGCAGATCTACAAGCAGCGGGACGAGCTTAAGAACCGCGAGCGGGAGCTACAGGACAAGTACAGCGAGCTGGAGCAC CTCACCATCCAGGCGGAGCGTCTGAAGGCCTCCGAGCGGGACACGCGGCGCCGTCACAAGCTGATGCAGGCCCAGGTGAAGACGCTTTGCGAGGAGCGCGCCGActttctggcccagctgcagGACCAGAGCCGGGACATCAATCAGCTGCGCAAGCGCCTGGGACTGGCCGAAAAAGAGAACGAGGATTTGGTGGCCTCCTACGACGATGGCCAGAACGATCCCAATCGGCCGCGGTACACTACGCGCGAGCTCAAGGAGCTGATCAGCGAGCGCGACCAGCTGCTGACCACCATCGACGGCCTCACTGAGCAGCTGGCGGAGCTGAAGCCGCCCAGGCAGGCCAAGGGTAAGCGACAACGCCACTTTTCCAGCTCCGACGAAAGCGACGAGGAGAACGATGGCCATTTGGCGGACAACGACGACGTtgaggaggaggcggcggccGAAGCAAACGAACTGGAGCCACCAGCAGCCGGAGAGAC GCCGCCTGGTCACGATGCGCCCGTGCAGGGACCGCTGCCCTACGAGCCGGACGATGCGCCATGGAAAAAGACTTCCGAGTCGGGAATCCGCAAGTT TTTCCGTAAACTCTTCTCGGACCCCTCGGACGGAAACAACACATTCCCGAAGCGTTCGCTGGCCACGCTCTCCAAAATGGCACTTCAAGCCACGCCCGGTTCCGTGGCCGCCTCCACAGCGGCGAA GGTGTCACTAGGAGCAAATCGGGAGCGACCGGAGCACGCTTGA
- the LOC128265163 gene encoding RILP-like protein homolog isoform X5, with translation MPGFHLNEMGEMVLDAIDDIGVVDVYDLASDIGKEYERIMDRFGTDAVSGLMPKIINTLELLEALATKNERENATIQELRDKVAQLESEKLEKAEFRRRFDKELELIEEQWRSETNELVDLVSSLQDENKRLVKQTQDLQSSSAQSSGLGASLTESIISMTNHDLHGALSDTQVLQRLKEQIYKQRDELKNRERELQDKYSELEHLTIQAERLKASERDTRRRHKLMQAQVKTLCEERADFLAQLQDQSRDINQLRKRLGLAEKENEDLVASYDDGQNDPNRPRYTTRELKELISERDQLLTTIDGLTEQLAELKPPRQAKGKRQRHFSSSDESDEENDGHLADNDDVEEEAAAEANELEPPAAGETPPGHDAPVQGPLPYEPDDAPWKKTSESGIRKFFRKLFSDPSDGNNTFPKRSLATLSKMALQATPGSVAASTAAK, from the exons ATGCCCGGCTTCCACCTCAATGAGATGGGTGAAATGGTCCTGGACGCCATCGACGACATCGGGGTGGTCGATGTGTACGACCTGGCATCGGACATCGGCAAGGAGTACGAGCGCATCATGGACCGCTTTGGCACGGACGCCGTCAGCGGGCTGATGCCCAAGATCATCAACACGCTGGAGCTGCTGGAGGCGCTGGCCACGAAGAATGAACGCGAGAACGCCACCATCCAGGAGCTGCGCGACAAGGTGGCCCAGCTGGAGAGCGAGAAGCTGGAAAAGGCCGAGTTCCGGCGCCGCTTCGACAAGGAGCTGGAGCTGATCGAGGAGCAGTGGCGCAGCGAGACCAACGAGCTGGTCGACCTCGTCTCCTCGCTGCAGGACGAGAACAAGCGGCTGGTCAAGCAGACGCAGGACCTGCAGTCCTCCTCCGCCCAGAGCTCCGGGCTGGGGGCCAGTCTCACCGAGAGCATCATCAGCATGACCAACCACGATCTGCACGGCGCCCTTTCGGACACCCAGGTGCTGCAGCGGCTCAAGGAGCAGATCTACAAGCAGCGGGACGAGCTTAAGAACCGCGAGCGGGAGCTACAGGACAAGTACAGCGAGCTGGAGCAC CTCACCATCCAGGCGGAGCGTCTGAAGGCCTCCGAGCGGGACACGCGGCGCCGTCACAAGCTGATGCAGGCCCAGGTGAAGACGCTTTGCGAGGAGCGCGCCGActttctggcccagctgcagGACCAGAGCCGGGACATCAATCAGCTGCGCAAGCGCCTGGGACTGGCCGAAAAAGAGAACGAGGATTTGGTGGCCTCCTACGACGATGGCCAGAACGATCCCAATCGGCCGCGGTACACTACGCGCGAGCTCAAGGAGCTGATCAGCGAGCGCGACCAGCTGCTGACCACCATCGACGGCCTCACTGAGCAGCTGGCGGAGCTGAAGCCGCCCAGGCAGGCCAAGGGTAAGCGACAACGCCACTTTTCCAGCTCCGACGAAAGCGACGAGGAGAACGATGGCCATTTGGCGGACAACGACGACGTtgaggaggaggcggcggccGAAGCAAACGAACTGGAGCCACCAGCAGCCGGAGAGAC GCCGCCTGGTCACGATGCGCCCGTGCAGGGACCGCTGCCCTACGAGCCGGACGATGCGCCATGGAAAAAGACTTCCGAGTCGGGAATCCGCAAGTT TTTCCGTAAACTCTTCTCGGACCCCTCGGACGGAAACAACACATTCCCGAAGCGTTCGCTGGCCACGCTCTCCAAAATGGCACTTCAAGCCACGCCCGGTTCCGTGGCCGCCTCCACAGCGGCGAAGTAA